One genomic segment of Danio aesculapii chromosome 15, fDanAes4.1, whole genome shotgun sequence includes these proteins:
- the LOC130241351 gene encoding uncharacterized protein LOC130241351 codes for MSLACLSLSAGEASMEALELELEAVESQIRSLETKREGIRALLLTRTRSSEVSVRYNDNLPVSSTPRVSLSRPSAPRTRFAQVSFTPTPGYHGPWVQPQKVLARSRGRTSPPPVFEIPTENRFAPLRETGRDVAIIGDSIVRHVRSTSSKGNKVRTFCFPGARVKNISAQIPTILSAAESLGAAVLHVGTNDTGLRQMEILKKDFRSLIETVRRTSPATQIIVSGPLPTYRRGNERFSRLFALNEWLLTWCEEQKLLFANNWNLFWERPRLFRADGLHPSRAGAELLSDNITRILRSI; via the coding sequence atgtcgcttgcgtgtctgtccttgagtgcaggagaggcatcgatggaggcgctggagctggagctggaagcggtggagtcccagattcgctcgctggagacgaagcgagagggcatcagggctctgctcttaacccgtactcgctcgtctgaggtaagtgtccgatacaacgacaatctcccagtttcttcaaccccgcgtgtttctctgtccaggcccagcgcaccgaggacgcggttcgcccaggtgtcgttcacgccgactcccggctaccacggcccctgggtgcaaccgcaaaaggtgcttgccaggtcccggggcagaacgtctcctcctccggtgttcgagatccccacggagaaccgcttcgcccctctccgcgagacgggtcgcgatgttgccatcattggcgactcaatcgtccgccacgtccgctccacttcctccaaaggtaacaaagtacgcactttctgcttccctggtgcccgagttaagaatatttctgcacagatacctactatcctgagcgctgccgagagcctcggtgccgccgtcctccacgtggggacgaacgacaccgggctccggcagatggagatcctgaagaaggacttcaggagcctgatcgagacggttcgacgcacttcgcccgccacgcagatcattgtttctggaccgcttcctacctaccgccgaggaaatgaaaggttcagtagactttttgctctgaatgaatggctattaacatggtgtgaagaacagaaattgctctttgccaataactggaatcttttctgggagcgtcctaggcttttccgcgctgatgggctgcaccccagtcgagctggagctgaactcctgtcggacaacatcaccagaatacttcgctctatctga